A portion of the Drosophila sechellia strain sech25 chromosome 2R, ASM438219v1, whole genome shotgun sequence genome contains these proteins:
- the LOC116800331 gene encoding cytochrome b-c1 complex subunit 6, mitochondrial, whose amino-acid sequence MAFNSPVLVPVLKADDDEEELVDPQAALREKCQAKGHIGSLYNKYQECNDRVNGKSKTTETCMEELFDFVAELDHCVAHSLFSKLK is encoded by the coding sequence ATGGCGTTTAATAGCCCGGTTTTGGTGCCTGTCCTCAAGGCCGATGATGACGAAGAGGAGTTAGTTGATCCGCAAGCAGCCCTTAGGGAGAAGTGCCAGGCCAAGGGTCACATTGGGTCCCTGTACAACAAGTATCAAGAGTGCAATGATCGTGTGAATGGCAAGTCCAAAACCACTGAGACGTGCATGGAGGAATTGTTCGACTTCGTTGCTGAGTTGGATCATTGCGTTGCTCACAGTCTCTTCTCGAAACTCAAATAG
- the LOC6608213 gene encoding uncharacterized protein LOC6608213: MAEVLEEFITLTPLTCVQQCNALLGSTSGKPRSCFVFFTLFGVYCGVLIFRAYRTYSSKQVGDEEKITEGVTLEAKAEDLNIGPGPSLVHGYVDQTKPILLQPVGFSSTDMRWRYCNDLPEAELAQGSDSENRVTEKDDIDDLERMSNVVDDNDVQKPVASTSMATARAPEDNADGEHVEPTPFSV, encoded by the exons ATGGCTGAAGTCCTTGAGGAATTCATTACCCTAACGCCCTTGACTTGTGTCCAACAATGCAATGCTTTACTAGGCTCAACGTCGGGAAAGCCGAGAAGCTGCTTCGTATTTTTTACACTATTTGGCGTATACTGCGGCGTTCTCATCTTTCGGGCGTATCGCACATATTCCTCTAAGCAAGTAGGAGACGAGGAGAAGATAACCGAAGGAGTTACCCTTGAGGCTAAGGCGGAAGATTTGAACATAGGACCAGGTCCCAGTCTTGTGCATGGATATGTAGATCAAACAAAGCCGATTCTGTTGCAACCCGTCGGTTTTTCCAGTACTGACATGAG ATGGCGCTATTGCAACGACTTGCCGGAAGCAGAATTAGCCCAAGGCTCTGATAGTGAAAACAGAGTAACCGAAAAAGATGACATTGATGACCTCGAAAGGATGAGCAATGTTGTGGATGATAATGATGTGCAGAAGCCGGTTGCATCCACATCGATGGCAACGGCTCGGGCGCCTGAGGATAACGCCGATGGTGAACACGTCGAGCCCACACCATTTTCGGTGTGA
- the LOC6608215 gene encoding LOW QUALITY PROTEIN: serine protease 1 (The sequence of the model RefSeq protein was modified relative to this genomic sequence to represent the inferred CDS: inserted 1 base in 1 codon), protein MPRAGKIEGRITNGYPAYEGKIPYIVGLSFXHTWVLTAAHCTNSANHVLIYFGASFRHEAQYTHWVSRSDMIQHPDWNDFLNNDIALIRIPHVDFWNLVNKVELPSYNDRYNSFSGWWAVASGWGLTDNNSGMSNYLNSVDVQIMDNNDCRNYYGGNYVIDNTICINTDGGKSSCSGDSGGPLVLHDTNRIVGIVSFGSGEGCTAGRPAGFTRVTGYLDWIRDHTGIVYQEL, encoded by the exons ATGCCCCGCGCCGGCAAGATCGAGGGTCGCATTACCAATGGATACCCGGCCTACGAGGGCAAGATTCCCTACATTGTGGGACTGAGCT ACCACACCTGGGTCCTGACCGCAGCCCACTGCACGAACAGCGCCAACCATGTGCTCATCTACTTCGGAGCCAGCTTCCGGCACGAGGCCCAGTACACCCACTGGGTGAGCCGCAGCGACATGATCCAGCACCCCGACTGGAACGACTTCCTGAACAACGACATCGCCCTGATCCGCATTCCCCACGTGGACTTCTGGAACTTGGTCAACAAGGTGGAGCTGCCCAGCTACAACGATCGCTACAACAGCTTTTCCGGCTGGTGGGCAGTGGCCTCTGGATGGGGTCTGAccgacaacaacagcggcatGTCCAACTACCTGAACAGCGTCGATGTCCAGATCATGGACAACAACGACTGCCGCAACTACTACGGTGGCAACTACGTCATCGACAACACCATCTGCATCAACACCGACGGCGGTAAGTCCTCCTGCAGCGGTGACTCCGGCGGTCCCTTGGTCCTGCACGATACCAACCGCATCGTGGGCATCGTATCCTTCGGCAGCGGAGAGGGCTGTACCGCCGGCCGCCCCGCCGGATTCACTCGTGTCACCGGATACCTGGACTGGATCCGCGACCACACCGGCATTGTCTACCAAGAACTGTGA